In Gordonia phthalatica, one genomic interval encodes:
- a CDS encoding NAD(+) synthase, with protein sequence MSLYSHGFARLAAAVPQVALADPRQNASRTIELIQRAHRDAVAVVAFPELGLCGYSVDDLVQQDALLDEVEAALTSVIDATADLTPVVAVGAPLRVDDALFNCAILIHGGRVLGVAPKSYVPNYREFYEQRYFAAARDAVRDTVVIAGQRVPFGADLIFEADDLPGLRIHAEVCEDGWVAIPPSTWASFAGATVLLNLSGSPVTVGKQSYRRSLVTGHSARCVAAQLYVSAGFGESTTDLAWDGDALIAENGTLLARSQGFSMEPQLVVSDVDLDRLRQERARMISLRDQVGDFADRARDMRRVSFTLGVPEETDGLRRAVARFPFVPTGAADRDERCREVLDIQVQGLVQRLRSTGIDKIVLGVSGGLDSTLALLVAIQAFDAIGLPRTNIHAYTMPGFATGGATLARSHVLMDSLGVTGNELDIRPSCMQMLADLDHPFAKGEPVYDVTFENVQAGERTSHLFRLANHLGGIVLGTGDLSELALGWCTYGVGDQMSHYNVNGSVPKSLIQHLIRWKIATAHYPAETSATLQEILDDVISPELVPADADGNIQSTEDTVGPYELHDFFLYYLTRFGHRPSKIAYLAQQAWGDKSRGAWSDMMSDGERHEYDDATIDKWLTVFLKRFMSQQFKRTAMPNGPKIGSASLSPRGDWRSPSDAPSGAWLRELHPE encoded by the coding sequence GTGTCGCTCTACTCACACGGCTTCGCCCGTCTCGCCGCCGCCGTCCCCCAGGTCGCTCTCGCCGATCCGCGGCAGAACGCGTCGCGCACCATCGAGCTGATCCAGCGCGCGCACCGCGACGCGGTGGCCGTGGTCGCCTTCCCCGAACTCGGTCTGTGCGGGTACAGCGTCGACGATCTGGTCCAGCAGGATGCTCTGCTCGACGAGGTGGAGGCCGCCCTGACGTCGGTGATCGACGCGACCGCCGATCTGACGCCGGTCGTCGCGGTCGGCGCCCCGCTGCGGGTCGACGACGCCCTGTTCAACTGCGCGATCCTGATCCACGGCGGCCGCGTGCTGGGCGTGGCGCCGAAGTCGTACGTGCCCAACTACCGGGAGTTCTACGAGCAGCGGTATTTCGCGGCCGCGCGCGACGCCGTCCGCGACACCGTCGTCATCGCCGGGCAGCGCGTCCCGTTCGGCGCGGACCTGATCTTCGAGGCCGACGACCTCCCCGGCCTCCGCATCCACGCCGAGGTCTGCGAGGACGGTTGGGTCGCGATCCCGCCGAGCACGTGGGCGTCGTTCGCCGGTGCCACGGTGCTGCTGAACCTGTCGGGCAGCCCGGTGACCGTCGGGAAGCAGTCCTATCGCCGATCGCTGGTGACTGGACACTCCGCGCGCTGCGTCGCCGCGCAGCTGTACGTGTCAGCCGGGTTCGGCGAGTCGACCACCGATCTCGCGTGGGACGGCGACGCGCTGATCGCCGAGAACGGCACGCTGCTGGCCCGCAGTCAGGGCTTCTCGATGGAGCCGCAGCTGGTCGTCAGCGACGTAGATCTGGACCGCCTCCGCCAGGAGCGGGCCCGGATGATCAGCCTGCGCGACCAGGTCGGCGACTTCGCCGACCGCGCCCGCGACATGCGCCGCGTCTCGTTCACTCTCGGTGTGCCCGAGGAGACCGACGGCCTGCGTCGCGCCGTCGCACGGTTCCCGTTCGTCCCGACCGGTGCCGCCGACCGTGACGAACGGTGCCGCGAGGTCCTCGACATCCAGGTGCAGGGTCTCGTCCAGCGACTGCGGTCCACGGGGATCGACAAGATCGTCCTCGGCGTCTCCGGCGGCCTGGACTCCACCCTCGCACTGTTGGTCGCCATCCAGGCGTTCGACGCGATCGGCCTGCCGCGCACCAATATCCACGCGTACACGATGCCCGGCTTCGCGACCGGCGGCGCCACCCTGGCGCGCAGTCACGTGCTGATGGACTCGCTCGGCGTCACCGGCAACGAGCTAGACATCCGGCCGTCGTGCATGCAGATGCTCGCCGACCTCGATCATCCGTTCGCCAAGGGTGAGCCGGTGTACGACGTGACGTTCGAGAACGTGCAGGCCGGCGAGCGGACGTCGCACCTGTTCCGCCTCGCCAATCACCTGGGCGGCATCGTGCTCGGCACCGGCGACCTGTCGGAGCTCGCGCTCGGCTGGTGCACCTACGGTGTCGGCGATCAGATGTCGCACTACAACGTGAACGGCAGTGTCCCGAAGTCGTTGATCCAGCACCTGATCCGCTGGAAGATCGCGACCGCGCACTACCCGGCGGAGACCAGCGCGACGCTGCAGGAGATCCTCGACGACGTCATCTCCCCCGAGTTGGTCCCGGCCGACGCCGACGGCAACATCCAGAGCACTGAGGACACCGTCGGCCCGTACGAGCTGCACGACTTCTTCCTCTACTACCTCACCCGTTTCGGCCACCGCCCCAGCAAGATCGCGTATCTGGCGCAGCAGGCGTGGGGCGACAAGTCGCGCGGCGCGTGGTCGGACATGATGAGCGACGGCGAGCGTCACGAGTACGACGACGCGACCATCGACAAGTGGCTCACCGTGTTCCTGAAGCGCTTCATGTCGCAGCAGTTCAAGCGCACCGCGATGCCGAACGGCCCGAAGATCGGTTCGGCGTCGCTTTCGCCGCGAGGCGACTGGCGCTCCCCCTCCGACGCCCCCTCCGGCGCCTGGCTGCGGGAGCTTCACCCGGAGTGA
- a CDS encoding nitroreductase family protein — protein MEFDDVIRTTFAAREFTSDPVPDEVLWQILDTARFAPSGGNRQGGHVIVVRDDAVKAQIAELSKPAARRYLAQRRAGEAPWNTVHDSTITDDDLAAVRGLDKFVAPIAEAPVLLVVTVDLSVVAAMDSELDRVGIVGGASVYPLVWNILTAARSYGFGGTITTMASAQEPGMQELLGVPEPNAIAAVLPIGRPVKQLTKLRRESVSDFVTMERFDGEPLGGAPGDESGE, from the coding sequence ATGGAATTCGACGACGTGATCCGGACGACGTTCGCCGCCCGAGAATTCACTTCCGACCCCGTTCCCGACGAGGTGCTCTGGCAGATCCTCGACACCGCGCGCTTCGCGCCCAGCGGCGGCAACCGGCAGGGCGGCCATGTGATCGTGGTGCGCGACGACGCCGTCAAAGCGCAGATCGCCGAACTGAGCAAGCCGGCCGCCCGACGGTATCTGGCGCAGCGCCGTGCCGGTGAGGCCCCCTGGAACACGGTGCACGACAGCACGATCACCGACGACGACCTCGCCGCCGTCCGCGGCCTCGACAAGTTCGTCGCGCCGATCGCCGAGGCGCCCGTGCTGCTCGTGGTGACCGTCGACCTGTCGGTGGTGGCCGCGATGGACTCCGAACTCGATCGGGTCGGCATCGTCGGCGGCGCATCCGTCTATCCGTTGGTCTGGAACATCCTGACGGCAGCGCGCTCGTACGGGTTCGGCGGCACCATCACGACGATGGCCTCCGCGCAGGAGCCCGGCATGCAGGAGCTCCTCGGTGTTCCCGAACCGAACGCGATCGCCGCCGTCCTCCCGATCGGCCGTCCCGTCAAGCAGTTGACCAAACTGCGGCGCGAGTCGGTGTCGGATTTCGTCACGATGGAACGGTTCGACGGTGAGCCCCTCGGCGGCGCGCCCGGGGACGAGTCGGGGGAGTAG